A region from the Streptomyces sp. 3214.6 genome encodes:
- a CDS encoding serine hydrolase domain-containing protein: protein MALLRQEVDPSEVGLDAKALDRLDQHLAHYVDEGRLPGFLVAVSRGGRVAHLTAHGRRDVAAGLPVEPATLYRIYSMTKPVTSVAALILMEEGRLRLDDPVAEHLPAFADQRVYAGGSGAGLTTRPVEQPLLVKHLMTHTAGLTFAFYHCHPVDALYREAGLESAVLPGSDLAGTVEAYARLPLQFEPGTQWNYSVATNVLGRIIEVVSGRPLDEFIAERIFRPLGMPDAGFQVTDEQAGRLAELYGDTDDGRIEPIPGLPLFGRPRFLSGSGGMVATAYDIHRFTELLRRRGELDGVRLLAPETVDLMTRNHLPGGADLRAFGSRPAHDEPGNDGVGFGLGVSVVVDPERTQAPAGLGTYGWSGVATTTFWVDPAHDVTVQFLTQLRPRRSLKLYPDLKRLVHESITG, encoded by the coding sequence ATGGCACTGCTGCGACAAGAGGTCGACCCGAGCGAGGTCGGGCTGGACGCGAAGGCGCTGGACCGCCTCGACCAGCACCTCGCCCACTATGTCGACGAAGGGCGCCTGCCGGGCTTCCTCGTGGCGGTCTCCCGTGGCGGCCGGGTCGCCCACCTCACCGCGCACGGCCGTCGCGACGTCGCCGCCGGGCTGCCCGTAGAGCCCGCCACCCTCTACCGGATCTACTCGATGACCAAGCCGGTCACGTCGGTCGCCGCACTGATACTGATGGAGGAGGGCCGGCTGCGGCTCGACGACCCGGTCGCCGAGCATCTCCCGGCCTTCGCCGACCAGCGGGTGTACGCGGGCGGCTCCGGCGCGGGTCTCACCACCCGCCCGGTCGAGCAACCGCTGCTCGTGAAGCACCTCATGACCCACACCGCGGGACTGACCTTCGCCTTCTACCACTGTCACCCCGTCGACGCGCTCTACCGCGAGGCCGGCCTGGAGTCGGCGGTGCTGCCGGGCTCGGACCTGGCCGGGACGGTGGAGGCGTACGCGCGGCTGCCGTTGCAGTTCGAACCGGGCACGCAGTGGAACTACTCGGTGGCCACCAACGTCCTGGGCCGGATCATCGAGGTCGTCTCCGGACGGCCGCTGGACGAGTTCATCGCCGAGCGGATCTTCCGCCCGCTCGGCATGCCGGACGCCGGTTTCCAGGTCACGGACGAGCAGGCGGGCCGGCTGGCGGAGCTGTACGGCGACACCGACGACGGCCGTATCGAGCCGATCCCGGGCCTGCCGCTGTTCGGCCGGCCGCGGTTCCTGTCCGGCAGCGGCGGCATGGTGGCGACGGCGTACGACATCCACCGCTTCACGGAGCTGCTGCGCCGCCGCGGCGAACTGGACGGAGTCCGTCTCCTCGCTCCGGAGACGGTCGACCTGATGACCCGCAACCACCTCCCCGGCGGTGCCGACCTGCGCGCCTTCGGCAGCCGCCCCGCCCACGACGAACCCGGTAACGACGGCGTCGGCTTCGGCCTCGGCGTCTCCGTGGTCGTCGACCCGGAGCGCACCCAGGCCCCCGCCGGCCTCGGCACCTACGGCTGGAGCGGCGTCGCCACGACGACGTTCTGGGTCGACCCGGCGCACGACGTGACCGTCCAGTTCCTCACCCAGCTGAGGCCGCGGAGGTCCCTGAAGCTGTACCCCGACCTGAAGCGACTGGTCCACGAGTCGATCACGGGCTGA